One genomic segment of Microcella indica includes these proteins:
- a CDS encoding ABC transporter ATP-binding protein: protein MTTPALRAERLTLGYDQRIVVRGVDLEIAPGSLTVLVGANASGKSTLLRGLSRLMTPLSGRVLVEGRDVTELRGRELARILGVLPQSPIAPEGIIVADLVARGRYPHHGIFGGHRSDDDAVVAAALDATDAAELASRRVDELSGGQRQRAWIAMALAQQPRILLLDEPTSSLDIAHQTEVLDVLRAEVARGMTVVVVLHDLTLAARYADEVVVLADGEIVAQGSAERTMTPAVLQRAFGIEALLLTDPDTGRPVVLPRAVAAQAR from the coding sequence ATGACGACACCCGCCCTGCGGGCCGAGAGGCTCACCCTCGGCTACGACCAGCGCATCGTCGTGCGCGGCGTCGATCTCGAGATCGCCCCCGGCTCGCTCACCGTGCTCGTGGGCGCGAACGCGAGCGGCAAGTCGACGCTTCTGCGCGGACTCAGCAGGCTCATGACACCGCTCTCGGGTCGCGTGCTCGTCGAGGGGCGCGACGTGACCGAGCTGCGGGGGCGCGAGCTCGCCCGCATCCTGGGCGTGCTGCCGCAGAGCCCGATCGCACCCGAGGGCATCATCGTCGCCGACCTCGTCGCGCGCGGCCGCTACCCCCATCACGGCATCTTCGGCGGGCACCGCAGTGATGACGACGCGGTCGTCGCTGCGGCCCTCGACGCGACCGACGCTGCCGAGCTCGCGAGCCGTCGTGTCGACGAGCTCTCGGGCGGCCAGCGCCAGCGGGCCTGGATCGCCATGGCCCTCGCCCAGCAGCCCCGCATCCTGCTGCTCGATGAGCCGACGAGCTCGCTCGACATCGCCCACCAGACGGAGGTGCTCGATGTGCTGCGGGCGGAGGTCGCGCGCGGCATGACGGTCGTGGTCGTGCTGCACGATCTGACCCTCGCCGCCCGCTACGCGGACGAGGTCGTCGTCCTGGCGGACGGCGAGATCGTGGCGCAGGGGTCGGCCGAGAGGACCATGACGCCCGCCGTGCTGCAGCGCGCGTTCGGCATCGAGGCGCTCCTCTTGACCGATCCGGATACCGGCCGCCCGGTCGTGCTGCCGCGGGCGGTTGCAGCGCAGGCTCGCTAG
- a CDS encoding FecCD family ABC transporter permease gives MLLLLVCLTALSVVALGAGAVTVPPAEVAGALLGLDVGGSSFIVLGLRLPRLLLALLAGAVLGLAGALLQSVVRNPLASPDIVGITGGASATAVLAIAGGASGWAVSGAALGGALGAAAVVFLTSGRGVAGARFVVVGIAVAFLAQGVLGFALTRASLVQAESAYFWLVGSVGSPSDSDLLLLAVTLAVVVLALVLGAHALSLQAFDDDTARALGGRPVATRVLAIAGSSILAAIAVAVTGPIAFVAFVSGPLARRMRGRGPALATAALTGALIVLAADLVSQNLLPGSLRPPVGLTTGALGAPFLLWILVRGERGSARSRARLPTRDRAPMMEET, from the coding sequence ATGCTCCTTCTTCTCGTGTGCCTCACGGCGCTCAGCGTCGTCGCCCTCGGGGCCGGCGCCGTGACCGTGCCCCCCGCCGAGGTCGCCGGCGCGCTCCTCGGTCTCGACGTGGGCGGCTCGAGCTTCATCGTGCTCGGGCTGCGCCTGCCGCGCCTGCTGCTCGCACTCCTGGCCGGCGCGGTTCTGGGCCTGGCTGGAGCCCTCCTGCAGTCCGTCGTGCGCAATCCGCTCGCGAGCCCCGACATCGTCGGCATCACGGGTGGCGCGAGCGCCACGGCCGTGCTCGCGATCGCCGGGGGAGCGAGTGGCTGGGCCGTGAGCGGCGCGGCGCTCGGAGGCGCGCTGGGCGCCGCCGCGGTGGTCTTCCTCACGAGCGGGCGCGGCGTCGCCGGAGCGCGCTTCGTCGTGGTCGGCATCGCCGTAGCCTTCCTCGCCCAGGGGGTGCTCGGGTTCGCGCTCACACGCGCCTCGCTCGTGCAGGCCGAGTCGGCCTACTTCTGGCTCGTGGGCAGCGTCGGCTCTCCGAGCGATTCCGACCTGCTGCTGCTCGCGGTGACCCTCGCGGTCGTCGTCCTCGCGCTCGTGCTCGGCGCCCACGCCCTCTCGCTGCAGGCCTTCGACGACGACACCGCGCGAGCGCTCGGCGGTCGGCCCGTCGCCACTCGGGTTCTCGCGATCGCGGGGTCGAGCATCCTCGCCGCGATCGCGGTCGCCGTCACGGGACCGATCGCGTTCGTCGCGTTCGTCTCCGGCCCTCTCGCTCGCCGGATGCGCGGCCGCGGCCCCGCGCTCGCCACGGCCGCACTCACCGGAGCCCTCATCGTGCTCGCCGCCGACCTCGTGAGCCAGAATCTGCTTCCCGGCTCTCTGCGCCCGCCCGTCGGTCTCACCACGGGCGCGCTCGGCGCTCCGTTCCTGCTGTGGATCCTCGTGCGCGGCGAACGAGGATCCGCACGATCGCGCGCTCGGCTCCCGACCCGCGACCGGGCCCCGATGATGGAGGAGACATGA
- a CDS encoding FecCD family ABC transporter permease has translation MTVRRLAPRTAGTAIAGAVVVLAVLASLAIGARAIDPLTLVDVILASAFEGAVLDATGLGAAEVDAIVIVELRIPRTLIGLAAGAALGLAGAVMQGVTRNPIADPGLLGVNAGASFAVVVAISMLSVVSPLGIATGALLGALLASVLIAIVAASTRSLTTPAVLVVAGAAVTAGLTSLTTLVLLSDPAALDRYRFWTVGSLTARDLELATALLPLLLLGGILAALLARPLDALALGDDVARGLGFRLRSTRGLALASIVLLCGTATALAGPLVFVGLLAAHAARALVGTRHGILLPTSALVGAAALLVADTLGRVVAPPAEIEVGIVIAVLGAPLLIGLVRSARVAV, from the coding sequence GTGACCGTCCGCCGGCTCGCGCCGCGGACGGCTGGCACCGCGATCGCCGGCGCCGTCGTCGTGCTCGCCGTTCTCGCGAGCCTCGCCATCGGCGCGCGCGCGATCGACCCGCTCACGCTCGTGGACGTGATCCTCGCCTCCGCGTTCGAGGGAGCGGTGCTCGACGCGACCGGCCTCGGCGCAGCGGAGGTCGATGCCATCGTCATCGTCGAGCTGCGCATCCCCCGCACCCTCATCGGTCTCGCCGCCGGTGCCGCGCTGGGTCTCGCCGGAGCGGTCATGCAGGGCGTCACGCGCAACCCGATCGCCGACCCTGGACTGCTCGGCGTGAACGCGGGCGCGTCCTTCGCCGTCGTCGTCGCGATCTCCATGCTCAGCGTGGTCTCGCCGCTCGGCATCGCCACCGGTGCCCTGCTCGGCGCTCTCCTGGCCTCGGTGCTCATCGCCATCGTCGCCGCGTCGACCCGTTCGCTCACGACTCCGGCCGTGCTCGTCGTCGCCGGCGCCGCCGTCACGGCGGGGCTGACCTCGCTCACGACGCTCGTGCTGCTGAGCGACCCCGCGGCCCTCGATCGGTATCGCTTCTGGACGGTGGGTTCGCTCACGGCCCGCGACCTCGAGCTCGCGACCGCCCTCCTGCCTCTCCTCCTGCTCGGGGGCATCCTCGCCGCCCTCCTCGCGCGGCCCCTCGACGCGCTCGCCCTGGGCGACGATGTGGCGCGCGGGCTCGGCTTCCGGCTGCGCTCGACGCGCGGGCTCGCCCTCGCGAGCATCGTTCTGCTGTGCGGCACGGCGACGGCGCTCGCCGGCCCGCTCGTCTTCGTCGGTCTGCTCGCCGCGCACGCCGCTCGCGCTCTCGTCGGTACGCGCCACGGCATCCTCCTGCCCACCTCCGCCCTCGTCGGCGCCGCCGCCCTGCTCGTGGCCGACACGCTCGGCAGGGTCGTCGCTCCCCCGGCCGAGATCGAGGTCGGCATCGTCATCGCCGTGCTCGGCGCCCCCCTTCTCATCGGCCTGGTCCGGTCTGCGCGGGTGGCGGTGTGA
- a CDS encoding siderophore-interacting protein: protein MLTSPERTAVAWPAYRPYRATVARVLPLSPSFRRVTFTGPDFEVFGTTGLDQRIKLILPSADGGLCDVGADDERVVREGSWYARWRALPAADRSPFRTYTVRAIRPERRELDVDMVLHPATSGHRDGPAASWLRRATVGDEVIIVGPDARTADPTVGIDWRPGSARHVLLAGDETAAPAICSIIESLDPRITAQAFIEVPSSADILSLVPRGISRVAWLARDAGCETAHGFEAIAPRGELLERAVRAWLPRHTAELASAVSLAPQQLDDIDVDAELLWDSPVDPSTGDFCAWIAGEASTVKSLRRHLVSDIGVDRRNVAFMGYWRDGRSEAQ, encoded by the coding sequence ATGCTTACCTCACCTGAGCGCACCGCGGTCGCCTGGCCGGCCTACCGTCCGTACCGCGCTACGGTCGCTCGCGTGCTGCCGCTGAGCCCCAGCTTCCGTCGCGTGACCTTCACCGGGCCCGACTTCGAGGTCTTCGGCACGACAGGGCTCGATCAGCGCATCAAGCTCATCCTTCCCTCCGCCGACGGGGGCCTGTGCGACGTGGGCGCCGACGATGAGCGCGTCGTGCGCGAGGGCAGCTGGTACGCCCGCTGGCGAGCGCTGCCCGCTGCTGACCGCAGTCCTTTCCGTACATACACGGTGCGCGCCATCCGGCCCGAGCGACGCGAGCTCGATGTCGACATGGTGCTGCACCCCGCCACGTCGGGCCACAGGGACGGCCCCGCCGCGAGCTGGCTGCGCCGCGCGACGGTGGGAGACGAGGTCATCATCGTCGGCCCGGATGCGCGCACTGCCGACCCGACCGTCGGAATCGACTGGCGACCGGGCTCGGCCCGGCACGTGCTGCTCGCCGGTGACGAGACGGCCGCTCCGGCCATCTGCTCGATCATCGAATCGCTCGACCCCCGCATCACGGCGCAGGCGTTCATCGAGGTGCCCTCGAGCGCCGACATCCTCTCGCTCGTCCCTCGCGGCATCTCTCGCGTCGCCTGGCTCGCGCGCGACGCTGGCTGCGAGACCGCGCACGGCTTCGAAGCGATCGCTCCGCGCGGCGAGCTGCTCGAGCGCGCCGTGCGCGCCTGGCTGCCCCGCCACACCGCCGAGCTCGCGAGCGCGGTCTCCCTCGCCCCGCAGCAGCTGGACGATATCGATGTCGACGCGGAGCTGCTCTGGGACTCCCCGGTCGACCCCAGCACGGGAGACTTCTGCGCCTGGATCGCCGGGGAGGCCTCGACCGTGAAGTCTCTTCGCCGGCACCTCGTGAGCGACATCGGCGTCGATCGTCGCAACGTTGCCTTCATGGGCTACTGGCGCGACGGTCGCTCCGAAGCCCAGTGA
- a CDS encoding YtxH domain-containing protein, which produces MRGKILFAAGLGVGYVLGTRAGRERYEQIKTASARLWNDPRVQERVEQAEDFVKDKAPEVAGFVSDGAKKIVGGITGRSAKPSSSRSSGAKKSGSTSSGRTSSTGKASSAKSSSAKSSTAKGSGSTTNS; this is translated from the coding sequence ATGAGAGGCAAGATCCTGTTCGCCGCTGGACTCGGCGTCGGCTACGTACTCGGCACTCGCGCGGGACGCGAGCGCTATGAGCAGATCAAGACCGCGTCTGCGCGGCTCTGGAACGACCCCCGCGTGCAGGAGCGAGTCGAGCAGGCCGAGGACTTCGTGAAGGACAAGGCGCCCGAGGTCGCCGGCTTCGTCTCCGACGGCGCCAAGAAGATCGTCGGGGGCATCACGGGTCGCAGCGCGAAGCCGAGCAGCTCGCGCTCGAGCGGCGCCAAGAAGTCGGGCTCGACCTCGAGCGGCAGGACGAGCTCCACTGGGAAAGCCTCGTCCGCGAAGAGCTCGTCGGCGAAGAGCTCCACCGCCAAGGGCTCCGGCTCGACCACGAACTCCTGA
- a CDS encoding phage holin family protein yields the protein MTTPPEGRSRRGLISLIADVPRLIIELLQAEIESFKAEITSKLKSAGMGAGLLVGAGVFAFFAALVLTAAGVLALALVVPAWAAALIVGGILLVLAALIGLVGYGQLKRGVPPTPTETIDSVKEDVRAIRGLRKRGNS from the coding sequence ATGACCACTCCTCCTGAAGGACGCTCCCGTCGAGGACTGATCTCGCTCATCGCGGACGTTCCTCGGCTCATCATCGAGCTGCTGCAGGCCGAGATCGAATCGTTCAAGGCAGAGATCACGAGCAAGCTCAAGTCAGCGGGCATGGGCGCCGGGCTGCTGGTCGGCGCCGGCGTGTTCGCGTTCTTCGCGGCGCTCGTGCTCACCGCAGCCGGCGTGCTCGCCCTGGCACTCGTCGTTCCGGCCTGGGCCGCGGCCCTCATCGTCGGCGGGATCCTGCTCGTGCTCGCGGCGCTCATCGGCCTCGTCGGGTACGGGCAGCTCAAGCGCGGCGTTCCCCCCACCCCCACCGAGACCATCGACAGCGTGAAGGAAGACGTCCGCGCGATCCGCGGACTCAGGAAGCGAGGAAACTCATGA
- a CDS encoding DUF3618 domain-containing protein — MSDTVKNTVDAAKDNVKSTVSATRAQLEQTLDAIDEKFDVKKRSTEVAQRAQASYESNPVPWVIGATAAAVVVVGLVAWAIFSDD, encoded by the coding sequence ATGAGCGACACCGTCAAGAACACCGTCGACGCGGCGAAGGACAACGTCAAGAGCACCGTTTCGGCCACCCGCGCGCAGCTCGAGCAGACGCTAGACGCGATCGACGAGAAGTTCGACGTCAAGAAGCGGAGCACCGAGGTGGCGCAGCGCGCGCAGGCCTCCTACGAGTCGAACCCGGTCCCCTGGGTCATCGGAGCGACCGCTGCCGCGGTCGTCGTGGTCGGGCTCGTCGCGTGGGCGATCTTCAGCGACGACTGA
- a CDS encoding uroporphyrinogen-III synthase: MSSPTDMAIDRTPTGALPVIKPLLGWRVLVPRGGKWGDGIAAQLRSLGASPVIAPLINFAGADDQDALNAELDALRAGEYGWLVVTSATTVDVLLGQGVRLPEGTRVAAVGETTAHALQLAGYPVDFVPSDHSARGLVKEWPDPRGARVLVPQSEIAEPTLVSGLRDRGIDARFVSAYRTVGVAAPAELVTEIAEGRINGLLVSSGSVARQIAEQFAPLPECTVVACIGPRTAFDARAAGLSVHRIAEERSSSALVRALADYAMDPDDRCPPVVP; encoded by the coding sequence ATGTCCTCACCCACAGACATGGCGATCGACCGCACGCCCACGGGCGCGCTGCCGGTCATCAAGCCGTTGCTCGGCTGGCGCGTGCTCGTGCCCCGCGGCGGCAAGTGGGGAGACGGCATCGCCGCCCAGCTGCGGTCGCTCGGGGCATCTCCCGTGATCGCACCGCTCATCAACTTCGCGGGCGCCGATGATCAGGACGCCCTCAACGCCGAACTCGACGCGCTGCGCGCGGGAGAGTACGGCTGGCTCGTCGTGACGAGCGCCACGACCGTGGACGTGCTGCTCGGCCAGGGCGTGCGCCTGCCCGAGGGAACACGCGTCGCGGCGGTCGGCGAAACCACCGCGCACGCCCTGCAGCTCGCCGGGTACCCGGTCGACTTCGTGCCGAGCGACCACTCGGCTCGCGGCCTCGTCAAGGAATGGCCCGACCCGCGCGGCGCCCGCGTGCTCGTTCCCCAGTCGGAGATTGCGGAGCCCACGCTTGTGAGCGGGCTGCGCGACCGTGGCATCGATGCCCGCTTCGTGAGCGCCTACCGCACCGTCGGGGTCGCGGCACCCGCCGAGCTCGTCACCGAGATCGCGGAGGGCCGCATCAACGGACTGCTCGTGAGCTCGGGCAGCGTGGCCCGGCAGATCGCGGAGCAGTTCGCGCCCCTGCCCGAGTGCACCGTCGTGGCCTGCATCGGCCCCCGCACGGCGTTCGACGCGCGCGCCGCGGGTCTCTCTGTGCACCGCATCGCCGAAGAGCGGTCGAGCAGCGCGCTCGTACGTGCCCTCGCCGACTACGCGATGGATCCGGACGACCGCTGCCCGCCCGTCGTGCCCTGA
- a CDS encoding DUF1304 domain-containing protein, producing the protein MIAGLTVSVIAAGLAVAVHIAIFVLESVLFTRPSVRRLFGVRPSDDSAPLRVFARNQGVYNLGLALVVGAGVVLILAAPWGERAGAEQGAIGAAVLVAGCAVMLLAALTLVVTVPRLWRAAVVQGAPPLVAIGALLFGGSVPLG; encoded by the coding sequence ATGATCGCCGGTCTCACGGTGAGTGTGATCGCCGCGGGCCTCGCCGTCGCGGTGCACATCGCGATCTTCGTTCTCGAGAGCGTGCTGTTCACGCGGCCATCCGTGCGCCGACTGTTCGGGGTGCGCCCGAGCGACGACTCGGCGCCCTTGCGGGTCTTCGCCCGCAACCAGGGCGTCTACAATCTCGGCCTCGCGCTGGTCGTGGGAGCCGGAGTCGTGCTCATACTCGCCGCACCATGGGGCGAGCGCGCCGGAGCCGAGCAGGGCGCGATCGGCGCCGCTGTGCTCGTGGCCGGGTGCGCGGTCATGCTGCTCGCCGCCCTCACTCTCGTGGTGACCGTGCCGCGACTGTGGCGTGCCGCCGTCGTGCAGGGGGCACCACCGCTCGTGGCGATCGGGGCACTCCTGTTCGGGGGGTCCGTGCCGCTGGGATGA
- a CDS encoding MDR family oxidoreductase, with the protein MTRGWQLTRGDDGVDARLLDDVGDLGAGDVTVDVTWSGINYKDALAFTGNPGVMRIDPLVPGIDLVGRVSASDDERWSIGDRVLLNGDGAGETHHGGLAEHARVSGGALVAVPDSLTDRQAAGIGTAGFTAMLAVLSVEDHRADLDSVLVTGASGGVGSFAIALLARAGATVIASSGRPEHAQQLRHLGASEIIDRDELDRESRPLDTQTFSAAIDSVGGRTLASVLSRTRQGGTVAACGLAGGTDLPTTVMPFILRAVTLAGINSVHCPTPLRERAWQRLARDLDAEVIDGVVTDVTLDQAQSAAEDLLAGRVRGRIAVEVRGASG; encoded by the coding sequence ATGACGCGCGGTTGGCAGCTCACGCGAGGCGACGACGGAGTCGACGCCCGCCTGCTCGACGACGTGGGCGACCTGGGGGCGGGTGACGTCACCGTCGACGTCACGTGGTCGGGCATCAACTACAAGGATGCGCTCGCCTTCACCGGCAACCCGGGAGTCATGCGCATCGATCCGCTCGTGCCGGGCATCGACCTCGTGGGGCGGGTCAGCGCGAGCGACGACGAGCGCTGGAGCATCGGCGACCGTGTGCTGCTCAACGGCGACGGTGCCGGCGAGACCCACCACGGCGGCCTGGCCGAGCACGCCCGCGTGTCGGGAGGCGCGCTCGTCGCCGTGCCCGACAGTCTCACCGATCGGCAGGCGGCCGGCATCGGCACGGCCGGCTTCACCGCGATGCTGGCCGTTCTCAGCGTGGAGGACCATCGCGCCGACCTGGACTCCGTGCTCGTGACGGGTGCGAGCGGCGGCGTCGGCTCCTTCGCGATCGCCCTGCTCGCCCGCGCCGGTGCGACCGTCATCGCGTCCTCGGGCCGCCCCGAGCACGCGCAGCAGCTGCGGCATCTGGGAGCGTCAGAGATCATCGACCGCGACGAGCTCGACCGTGAGAGCCGCCCGCTCGACACGCAGACCTTCAGTGCCGCGATCGACTCGGTGGGCGGGCGCACTCTGGCGAGCGTGCTGAGCCGAACGCGGCAGGGCGGTACCGTCGCGGCCTGCGGGCTCGCCGGTGGCACCGATCTGCCCACGACGGTCATGCCGTTCATCCTGCGCGCCGTGACGCTCGCGGGCATCAACTCGGTGCACTGCCCGACCCCGTTGCGCGAGCGCGCCTGGCAGAGGCTCGCGCGCGACCTCGACGCCGAGGTCATCGACGGCGTCGTGACCGACGTCACGCTCGATCAGGCGCAGTCCGCCGCCGAGGACCTCCTGGCTGGCCGCGTGCGAGGTCGCATCGCGGTCGAGGTGCGCGGAGCATCCGGATGA
- a CDS encoding 6-phosphofructokinase, translating to MRIGMLTSGGDAPGLNAVIRGAVLIGQTVHGHDFIGLRDGWRGLIEADTMPLGRNEVKGISKQGGTILGTSRTNPFEGRGGVDRVNEVMTDLGIDAIIAIGGEGTLAAAKRLTDAGIRIVGVPKTVDNDLDATDYTFGFDTAVQIATEAMDRLRTTGDAHSRCMVAEVMGRHVGWIALHSGMASGAHAILIPEQRTSMEQISQWVTSAASRGRAPLVVVAEGFTLDSMDDPHSERGLDAFGRPRLGGIGELIAPLIEERTGIETRATTLGHIQRGGTPSAFDRVLATRLGMAAVNAVTNGDWGRMVALRSTEIVTVPFAEALGTLKTVPQSRYDEAAMLFG from the coding sequence ATGAGAATCGGAATGCTCACGAGCGGTGGCGATGCCCCCGGCCTCAACGCGGTCATCCGCGGGGCCGTGCTGATCGGCCAGACGGTGCACGGGCACGACTTCATCGGTCTGCGAGACGGCTGGCGCGGGCTCATCGAGGCTGACACCATGCCGCTCGGCCGCAACGAGGTCAAGGGCATCAGCAAGCAGGGCGGCACGATCCTCGGTACGTCGCGCACGAACCCCTTCGAGGGGCGCGGAGGGGTGGACCGGGTGAACGAGGTCATGACCGATCTCGGCATCGACGCGATCATCGCGATCGGCGGAGAGGGCACGCTCGCGGCGGCGAAGCGGCTGACCGACGCCGGCATCCGCATCGTGGGCGTGCCGAAGACGGTGGACAACGACCTCGACGCGACCGACTACACGTTCGGCTTCGACACGGCCGTGCAGATCGCGACGGAGGCGATGGATCGCCTCCGTACGACGGGGGATGCCCACAGCAGGTGCATGGTCGCCGAGGTCATGGGGCGCCACGTCGGGTGGATCGCCCTGCACTCGGGCATGGCATCCGGCGCGCACGCGATCCTCATTCCCGAGCAGCGCACGAGCATGGAGCAGATCTCGCAGTGGGTCACGAGCGCCGCGTCGCGCGGCCGCGCGCCTCTCGTCGTCGTCGCGGAGGGCTTCACTCTCGACTCGATGGACGATCCGCATTCGGAGCGAGGGCTCGACGCCTTCGGCCGCCCGCGCCTGGGCGGCATCGGCGAGCTCATCGCCCCCCTCATCGAGGAGCGCACGGGCATCGAGACGCGCGCCACGACGCTCGGTCACATTCAGCGCGGCGGCACCCCTAGCGCCTTCGACCGCGTTCTCGCGACGCGACTGGGCATGGCCGCGGTGAACGCCGTGACCAACGGTGACTGGGGTCGCATGGTCGCGCTGCGCAGCACGGAGATCGTGACGGTGCCGTTCGCCGAGGCCCTCGGCACCCTCAAGACCGTGCCGCAGTCGCGCTACGACGAAGCGGCGATGCTCTTCGGCTGA
- a CDS encoding PPOX class F420-dependent oxidoreductase has protein sequence MTTEPGLLELGDEQYVLLTTTRRSGVDVPTPVWVARDGDALIVTTGADSGKVKRIRHTPRVTLQGCDRSGGPHEDARVVSAHATILDDDAARERLDEVFLEKYGAQYRAIRAHGRVRGRSRSASVVVRIMES, from the coding sequence ATGACCACCGAACCAGGCCTGCTCGAGCTCGGCGACGAGCAGTACGTGCTCCTCACGACGACGCGGCGCTCGGGCGTCGACGTGCCCACGCCCGTGTGGGTGGCCCGCGACGGCGACGCCCTCATCGTGACCACCGGCGCCGACTCAGGCAAGGTCAAGCGCATTCGCCACACGCCGCGCGTGACGCTGCAGGGCTGCGACCGATCAGGTGGGCCGCACGAGGATGCGCGGGTCGTCTCCGCCCACGCCACCATTCTCGACGACGACGCGGCGCGCGAGCGGCTCGACGAGGTGTTCCTCGAGAAGTACGGGGCGCAGTACCGCGCCATCCGCGCCCACGGCCGCGTGCGCGGGCGCTCCCGCTCGGCGTCGGTCGTCGTGCGCATCATGGAGTCGTGA
- a CDS encoding DNA-3-methyladenine glycosylase family protein: MTLRARGAEGAEAGAALDYCPEHPLDLASTLSPLQRGRGDPTSQWMPDGSVWRTQRTPRGAATLHLESRRVAPGKTVVRARAWGPGAEWSLAHVPALLGDGDDPESLDLAAAAARPVPGWPASAVAALASVQRRRPGVRLTRTELVLEAAVPAVLEQKVTGVEARRAWRRLLLQHGEVPPGPAPEGMRVVPTPEGWRSIPDHDWHRAGVGPQRMRTIRRVAAVASALDRTLDLGRGGPAVVAALTSIPGVGIWTAAEITQRAHGDPDAVSVGDAHLSHVVGHYVTGERTDDDGMLALLAPFSGQRQRVVRLITLSGVTGPRFGPKATIEDHRAR; encoded by the coding sequence GTGACGCTGAGGGCTCGGGGAGCGGAGGGTGCGGAGGCCGGGGCGGCGCTCGACTACTGCCCCGAGCATCCCCTCGATCTCGCCAGCACCCTCTCGCCCCTCCAGCGCGGTCGCGGCGACCCGACCTCGCAGTGGATGCCCGACGGCAGCGTCTGGCGCACGCAGCGCACACCGCGCGGGGCCGCGACTCTGCACCTCGAGTCTCGACGTGTCGCCCCCGGGAAGACCGTCGTGCGCGCACGCGCCTGGGGCCCCGGCGCCGAGTGGAGTCTCGCCCACGTGCCCGCACTGCTCGGGGACGGTGACGACCCCGAGTCGCTCGACCTCGCGGCAGCGGCCGCTCGGCCCGTGCCGGGGTGGCCGGCCTCGGCCGTCGCGGCACTCGCCTCCGTGCAGCGCCGCCGCCCGGGAGTGCGGCTCACCCGCACCGAGCTCGTGCTCGAGGCGGCCGTGCCCGCCGTGCTCGAGCAGAAGGTCACGGGCGTGGAAGCCCGGCGGGCGTGGCGCCGGCTGCTGCTGCAGCACGGCGAGGTGCCGCCCGGCCCCGCACCGGAGGGAATGCGGGTCGTGCCGACGCCGGAAGGGTGGCGGAGCATCCCGGACCACGACTGGCACCGCGCGGGAGTCGGCCCGCAGCGCATGCGCACCATTCGCCGCGTCGCGGCCGTCGCCTCGGCCCTCGACCGCACGCTCGACCTCGGCCGGGGAGGCCCCGCGGTCGTCGCCGCGCTCACGTCGATACCGGGCGTGGGCATCTGGACGGCGGCCGAGATCACGCAGCGCGCGCACGGCGACCCCGATGCGGTGAGTGTCGGCGATGCCCATCTCAGCCACGTCGTCGGCCACTACGTGACGGGCGAGCGCACCGACGACGACGGCATGCTCGCGCTGCTCGCCCCCTTCAGCGGGCAGCGGCAGCGCGTTGTGCGACTCATCACGCTGAGCGGGGTCACGGGGCCGCGATTCGGGCCGAAAGCCACCATCGAAGACCACCGCGCGCGCTGA
- a CDS encoding acyl-CoA thioesterase: protein MNKILRLLRVMLAARRRPPLAPTDVGTVRFRVLPSDLDVQGHMNNGVYLSLMDLGRMDLMVRSGVWRELSTRGYYPVVVSSTITYRRSLDPWQRYEIESRIVGIDDIAGYVEQRFVRDGEICARGVIKARFLKKSGGIVPIPELAELFGLDPDNHPLPDWLAEWSRSMTLPPRREATPSVWE from the coding sequence GTGAACAAGATCCTCCGCCTGCTGCGCGTCATGCTCGCCGCCCGTCGCCGCCCGCCGCTCGCCCCCACCGACGTCGGCACCGTGCGGTTCCGCGTGCTGCCGAGCGACCTCGACGTGCAGGGCCACATGAACAACGGCGTCTACCTCTCCCTCATGGATCTCGGCCGCATGGACCTCATGGTGCGGTCGGGCGTGTGGCGCGAGCTCAGCACGCGCGGCTACTACCCCGTCGTCGTGAGCTCGACCATCACCTACCGGCGCTCGCTCGACCCATGGCAGCGCTACGAGATCGAGAGCCGCATCGTCGGCATCGATGACATCGCCGGGTATGTCGAGCAGCGATTCGTGCGCGACGGCGAGATCTGCGCACGCGGGGTCATCAAGGCGCGGTTCCTCAAGAAGAGCGGCGGCATCGTGCCGATCCCCGAGCTCGCCGAGCTGTTCGGGCTCGACCCCGACAACCACCCGCTGCCCGACTGGCTCGCCGAGTGGAGCCGCAGCATGACGCTGCCGCCGCGTCGCGAGGCCACGCCGAGCGTCTGGGAATAG